CAAAATAACTCATGAGGCAAAATTTAGTATTACAGTTTCTAGCCAAGAAAATTACATATGATGTGAAGATCAAAACCTTTCTGCCAATCTGGCACTCACAGCTCTAAGTTTTGAATAGACCTTACCAGCAGGAGACCCCATAATAAGGCTACAAAGAGCATCCCTAGCTACCTTGATGTTAGCAAAAGATCCAAGAATGTGAATTCGTGTATCAGCCACCACAATCCGGGTTCTTGTAGAGTTTTCAATAGCAAATCTAGTTTTACCTCCTTTACCTGATAATCTACCGATTGCACGAGAAAGGTGCTCACCTCTTAGTGTCTTGACATCCTTGATCTCGAAAGAATCTACGTAGAGTTCATCCATACGTAAGAGGGCAATAGCATCTATCACCTCAAAACCAAGCATGAAAGCATGGACAAAATCAGCACATTTCTGTAGGTTGCTAACATCAGGTGTATCTGATCTGGTTTTTAGCTCAACCTTACGGGCTTTGAGGTTCATACGAACATCAACCTTCATCTGCTCATAGATTGGGGTGTAAAGATCCATCCAAGCTTTCTTAAGTGGGGAAAAACGATGTGCAGGAACAGCAACCTTGCGAAACTGGATTTTACCTTCAGACATTTCATGAGGCTTCAACGGCTCAAAGTGGGGCTTTGATGGGAAAAATCCAATTGCAGATTTGGATTCTGAAGGAACCTTCTCAATTTCCATTGAAGTCATGGCTTTGTAAATGTGAATGTCAAAAGTCCGATGAATCAATTAAGGATTGCAAATTCCTGATAACAATAGAGAACGAAAATAGGGTGTCATACAGCAAATTCGATACATCGAAATATCAGATACACATAGGGTTTGGAAATGTAAAACTTAAACACCAAAAAACTAAGGAACAAAACTCCCTGAGTTATGCAGTTATGAAGCAGTAAGTAGTCTACAAACACCACATCACTAGCCATAGATTCATATCATAGCTGAAGGACCACATTTTAAGACTAATTATGAATTTCTGACCTCCTTATACCTGAAGGGCTAAACCTAGGCAACCCTCGAATCTAATTTTATTAGATGAAACAAATACAAGAATCACCCTCATTCGGATTTACAGTCTTACAGACCTTATCAAATTCCTTGTCATCTATAAAACCCATTTCATCTTTAATAAGCCTAAATCAAACATCAATATAAGAAAGGTGGAAACCCTAAAGAGCAAAAATAAGCAAACCTAAATTCAAATGCAGAATTTAACACTAACAAAAACAAACTAACATTGAAATCATCACATGTCCGAAAGAGATGTTACCTTCAAAAACAAAGTAATTTCTAAATGAGCTCTAACTTTTGGTAGTCTTCCCCAAATAAGCTAGATCTGCAGACTAAAATAAAGCAAAACGGCTGAGAAAATTGTGATAATagataaaaaaacaaataaaacgatGAAAAATAAGATTTTTCCAGATAGCAATACTAACCTCGAGCAGAAGGTGATAGTAATACTAGGTTATTCAGGGTTGAGCTCCCGCAGCTCGAAGGTGGAGGGAGGTACTAGGTAGCAGAAAATATATCTGATGCAGAAGACTCGAGAAAGACCCTAAACCATAAACTTTAAACCCTTTTTATTAGGAAATTGCTATTTCAGCCCAACTACTGGGGTTCCACGACTACTGTCCCATCCCACCCATACAACGCgggaacatttttttttttaactgaaaAACAGCAAAACCACGCTCTATCATTCTTCAGTAAAACACACCCTGAACGTCAGCAACAAGATTATTAACTATATCTTATGGTGGACTAGTAAACCACACTCCCTCGAAAACTCTATCAGCAGCTTTCTTCGATAATGTATCAGCAACAAAATTGGACTCTCTGTACTGATGGACAAAgacaacatcttcaaatttctccTTCATATCAGTAATGTCTTGAACAAGGCCTTTTAGATATCATGGCGGGGCAGCTTCACCTCTGCAGAGTTGGATAGTATAGGTGGAGTCACAATCGACTTCAATCTTCCTAATCCCCAATTATATAGCGAGTTAAAGACCATCCCTAGTAGCCCAAACTTCAGCCACATTACTCTCATTCTGGAAAATGTATTTTGCATAGCATGCCACAAAAGAGCCAGCATCATCTCTAACCACCCCTCCAATTCCTGCAAAAAGAGAATTAGAAGATGAAACATCTATATTTAAGTTGTAGTAACAAAATATATCTGACTAAAATTCCGCGCATACAAAtatctctttcctatttatgtaTCACAGCAAAGTAATACTCTCTAGCATTCCTAATGGCTAAAGCAAGAGTCCT
This is a stretch of genomic DNA from Papaver somniferum cultivar HN1 chromosome 1, ASM357369v1, whole genome shotgun sequence. It encodes these proteins:
- the LOC113308670 gene encoding RNA-binding protein PNO1-like, whose translation is MTSMEIEKVPSESKSAIGFFPSKPHFEPLKPHEMSEGKIQFRKVAVPAHRFSPLKKAWMDLYTPIYEQMKVDVRMNLKARKVELKTRSDTPDVSNLQKCADFVHAFMLGFEVIDAIALLRMDELYVDSFEIKDVKTLRGEHLSRAIGRLSGKGGKTRFAIENSTRTRIVVADTRIHILGSFANIKVARDALCSLIMGSPAGKVYSKLRAVSARLAERF